A window of the Hordeum vulgare subsp. vulgare chromosome 5H, MorexV3_pseudomolecules_assembly, whole genome shotgun sequence genome harbors these coding sequences:
- the LOC123396004 gene encoding peroxisomal membrane protein PMP22, with the protein MSEVAAMAGQAYMRQLAKHPLRTKAITSGVLAGCSDAVAQKISGVKKLQLRRLLLIMFYGFAYAGPFGHFFHKLMDKIFKGQKKGKETTAKKVIVEQLTVSPWNNMMFMMYYGLIVEGRPFGQVKSKVKKDFANIQLTAWKFWPIVSWINYEYMPLQLRVLFGSSVASCWAVFLNLKAARSIAAASKNA; encoded by the exons ATGTCTGAGGTGGCGGCCATGGCGGGGCAGGCGTACATGAGGCAGCTCGCCAAGCACCCTCTCCGCACCAAGGCCATCACCTCCGGGGTGCTGGCCGGCTGCAGCGACGCCGTCGCCCAGAAGATCTCCGGCGTCAAGAAGCTCCAGCTCAGGAGGCTCCTCCTCATAATG TTCTATGGATTTGCATACGCAGGACCATTCGGTCATTTTTTCCACAAGCTTATGGACAAGATTTTCAAGGGACAGAAGAAAGGAAAAGAGACTACAGCCAAGAAG GTCATAGTGGAGCAGCTAACTGTATCACCATGGAACAATATGATGTTCATGATGTACTATGGTCTGATAGTTGAAG GGAGGCCATTTGGGCAAGTAAagagcaaggtcaagaaggacttTGCAAACATCCAATTGACAGCTTGGAAG TTCTGGCCAATAGTTAGCTGGATCAACTACGAGTACATGCCACTCCAGCTCCGAGTTCTTTTCGGCAGCTCCGTTGCATCATGCTG GGCAGTGTTTCTGAACCTGAAAGCAGCAAGATCCATTGCCGCCGCTAGCAAGAATGCATAA